ATGGTCGCGCCGAAGTCGCCCGGTCACCTCGTCCGCCGCAACTACGAGGCCGACCAGGGGACGCCCGGCCTCATCGCCGTCTACCAGGACGTGAGCGGCGAGGCGAAGGAGGAGTCGCTGGCGTACTCGCACGCCATCGGCTGCACCCGCGCGGGCGTCATCGAGACGACGTTCCAGGAAGAAGTCGAGACCGACCTGTTCGGCGAACAGGTCGTCCTCTGCGGCGGCGTCACCTCCCTCGTGAAGCAGGGCTTCGAGACGCTCGTCGACGCGGGCTACTCCCCGGAGATGGCCTACTTCGAGTGTCTGAACGAACTGAAGCTCATCGTCGACCTGATGTACGAGGACGGCCTCGGCGGGATGTGGGACTCCGTCTCCGACACCGCCGAGTACGGCGGGCTGACGCGCGGCGACCGCGTGGTCGACGACCACGCCCGCGAGAACATGGAGGAGATACTGGAGGAGGTCCAGAACGGCACGTTCGCCCGCGAGTGGATCGCGGAGAACCAGGCCGGCCGGCCGTCCTACACCCAGTTGAAGGACCGCGAGGAGAACCACCACGTCGAGCAGGTCGGCGCCCCCCTGCGGGACCTGTTCGCGTGGGGCGACGAGGAAGGCGAAGAGGAGGAGGCCGCCGAGGCGCCGGCGGACGACTGAGCGCGAGGGAGATACCATGACAGACACAGACGAGACCGAATCCGAGAACGAAAGCACGATGGCGACCGTCAGCCACACCCATCCGCACACCGACGAGACGTTCGGCGGCGTCTACCGACGCGGCCCGGCCGTCGCGGACGGGGGCGAGGCGGCGGCGCGGACGCGAGCGGAGGAGACGGGGATGGAGAGCGTCGACCACACCCCGCGCGAGGGCGACGACGTCGAGGAGGTATGGACGCGCGGTCCCGACGACGGCGACGGTGATGTAGATGAGTGAGGGAACGCTGTACGACAAGGTGTGGGACGAGCACGCGGTGACGACGCTACCGACGGGGCAGACCCAACTGTTCGTCGGCCTGCACCTCATCCACGAGGTGACGAGTCCGCAGGCGTTCGGGATGCTGCGCGAACGCGACATGGAGGTCGCGTTCCCCGAACGGACGCACGCGACGGTCGACCACATCGTCCCGACGGCGGACCAGTCGCGGCCCTACGCCGACGACGCCGCCGAGGAGATGATGAGCGAACTGGAGGAGAACGTCCGCGCGGCGGGCATCAACTTCTCCGACCCGACGACGGGCGACCAGGGTATCGTCCACGTCATCGGGCCCGAGCAGGGACTCACCCAACCCGGAATGACCATCGTCTGCGGCGACAGCCACACCTCGACGCACGGCGCGTTCGGCGCGCTGGCGTTCGGCATCGGCACCTCGCAGATACGCGACGTGCTGGCCACCGGCTGCATCGCCATGGAGAAACAGAAGGTCCGAAAGATAGAGGTCACGGGCGAACTCGGCGACGGCGTCGAGGCGAAGGACGTCATCCTCGAAATCATCCGCAGGCTCGGCACCGACGGCGGCGTCGGCTACGTCTACGAGTACGCGGGCGAGGCCATCGAGAGCCTCGGGATGGAGGGGCGGATGTCCATCTGTAACATGTCCATCGAGGGCGGCGCCCGCGCGGGCTACGTCAACCCCGACGAGACCACCTACGAGTGGCTCGCGGAGACGGACGCGTTCCGCGACGACCCCGAGAAGTTCGAGCGACTGAAACCGTACTGGGAGTCCATCCGCTCCGAGGCGGACGCCGAGTACGACGACGTGGTCACCATCGACGGCGACGAACTCGAACCCGTCGTCACGTGGGGGACCACGCCGGGACAGGGCGTCGGCATCACGCAACCGATTCCGGCGCCGGAGGACCTCCCGGAGGACAAACGCGACACCGCGCGGCGCGCGCAGGAGCACATGCGCGTGACGCCCGGCGAGACGATGCAGGGCTACCCCATCGACGTGGCGTTCCTCGGGTCGTGCACGAACGCGCGCCTCGCGGACCTGCGCCGCGCGGCCCGTCTCGTGAAGGGCCGGCAGGTGCACGAGGACGTCCGCGCGATGGTCGTCCCCGGCAGCCAACGCGTGCAGGAGGCCGCCGAGGAAGAGGGGCTGAAGGACATCTTCGAGGCGGCCGGCTTCGAGTGGCGCAACGCCGGATGTTCGATGTGCCTCGGGATGAACGAGGACCAACTGGAGGGCGACGAGGCCTGCGCCTCCTCCTCCAATCGGAACTTCGTCGGCCGGCAGGGCTCGAAGGACGGTCGGACCGTCCTGATGAACCCGCGGATGGTCGCCGCCGCGGCCATCAACGGCGAAGTGACGGACGTGCGCGAGATGAAGGAGGTGAACGTCGCATGAGTTCGGGAACCGACCAAATCCCGGAGGTCGACTACGTGTCGGGGACGGGCATCCCCATCCCCGGCAACGACATCGACACCGACCAGATCATCCCGGCGCGGTTCATGAAGGTGGTCACGTTCGACGGCCTCGGCCAGTTCGCCTTCTTCGACCTGCGGTTCGACGACGACGACGAGCCCAAAGAACATCCGATGAACGAGGACCGCTTCAAGGAGTCCTCGGTGATGGTCGTCAACGCCAACTTCGGCTGCGGGTCCTCGCGCGAACACGCCCCGCAGGCGCTGATGCGCTGGGGTATCGACGCCATCGTCGGCGAGTCGTTCGCGGAAATCTTCGCGGGCAACTGCCTCGCCCTCGGGATTCCGACGGTCACCGCCGACCACGAGACCATCTCCG
This Halogeometricum sp. S3BR5-2 DNA region includes the following protein-coding sequences:
- the ilvC gene encoding ketol-acid reductoisomerase, which produces MTDDELNTEVYYDDDADRSKIDDKTVAVIGYGSQGHAHAQNLADSGVDVVVGLRESSSSRAAAEEDGLRVETPVDAASEADIVSVLVPDTVQPAVFEDIKGELDEGDTLQFAHGFNIHYNQIRPPEDVDVTMVAPKSPGHLVRRNYEADQGTPGLIAVYQDVSGEAKEESLAYSHAIGCTRAGVIETTFQEEVETDLFGEQVVLCGGVTSLVKQGFETLVDAGYSPEMAYFECLNELKLIVDLMYEDGLGGMWDSVSDTAEYGGLTRGDRVVDDHARENMEEILEEVQNGTFAREWIAENQAGRPSYTQLKDREENHHVEQVGAPLRDLFAWGDEEGEEEEAAEAPADD
- the leuC gene encoding 3-isopropylmalate dehydratase large subunit; the encoded protein is MSEGTLYDKVWDEHAVTTLPTGQTQLFVGLHLIHEVTSPQAFGMLRERDMEVAFPERTHATVDHIVPTADQSRPYADDAAEEMMSELEENVRAAGINFSDPTTGDQGIVHVIGPEQGLTQPGMTIVCGDSHTSTHGAFGALAFGIGTSQIRDVLATGCIAMEKQKVRKIEVTGELGDGVEAKDVILEIIRRLGTDGGVGYVYEYAGEAIESLGMEGRMSICNMSIEGGARAGYVNPDETTYEWLAETDAFRDDPEKFERLKPYWESIRSEADAEYDDVVTIDGDELEPVVTWGTTPGQGVGITQPIPAPEDLPEDKRDTARRAQEHMRVTPGETMQGYPIDVAFLGSCTNARLADLRRAARLVKGRQVHEDVRAMVVPGSQRVQEAAEEEGLKDIFEAAGFEWRNAGCSMCLGMNEDQLEGDEACASSSNRNFVGRQGSKDGRTVLMNPRMVAAAAINGEVTDVREMKEVNVA
- the leuD gene encoding 3-isopropylmalate dehydratase small subunit, coding for MSSGTDQIPEVDYVSGTGIPIPGNDIDTDQIIPARFMKVVTFDGLGQFAFFDLRFDDDDEPKEHPMNEDRFKESSVMVVNANFGCGSSREHAPQALMRWGIDAIVGESFAEIFAGNCLALGIPTVTADHETISDLQEWVEENPHGEIDVDIEAETVTYGGTTVDVTVDDAQRKALVDGVWDTTALMKSNAGAVREKADSLPYIADD